The following are from one region of the Synechococcus sp. CBW1108 genome:
- a CDS encoding transposase family protein, which translates to MISYLRSNPDARMRRRVRLPAWYVLLATVLGILSGCQSLRDLERFAIRHHAVLTKALGLELRRPSSDYSFRYFFQQVYVSALCAAIRDWSIAQIPGGAADLDQLVFDGKTLRGSIELTAGGGSAFIAQVTLYLAALGVAISQACYATGENH; encoded by the coding sequence TTGATCAGCTACCTGAGGTCGAACCCCGATGCGCGGATGCGGCGCCGGGTTCGGTTACCAGCCTGGTATGTGCTGTTGGCCACGGTGCTGGGAATCCTGAGTGGCTGCCAGAGCTTGCGAGATCTGGAGCGATTCGCCATCCGCCACCACGCCGTGCTCACCAAGGCGCTGGGCCTGGAGCTGCGGCGGCCGTCATCGGATTATTCGTTCCGCTATTTCTTCCAGCAGGTGTATGTGTCAGCCCTATGCGCCGCGATCCGTGACTGGTCGATCGCCCAGATCCCTGGTGGTGCAGCGGATCTCGATCAGCTGGTGTTTGACGGCAAAACCTTGAGGGGATCGATCGAGCTCACGGCTGGCGGGGGCTCCGCATTCATTGCCCAGGTCACGCTGTATTTGGCCGCTCTGGGTGTGGCGATCAGCCAGGCCTGCTACGCCACCGGTGAAAACCACTAG
- a CDS encoding IS5 family transposase, with the protein MYVFQHAGQLSIEEFYTPFGGKLDPNNRWLLLRNLIPWMPLESQYAPQFSAKTEAPAKPFQMAFGALYIQQRLGVTDRETVQLITESPYLQFFIGLSAYQAMPPFDPSMMVHFRKRIGPDLIKICNDMTKANGIAMIKEMLVSAEEDDSEQEEEQQLAAIDEALGVKPATLDPESNWGTLILDATCVPDDIPYPVDLRLLNEAREATEKIIDELFKQLQGKINRKPRCNRDKARNRFLAIIKKKKPKCAEIREVKRFQLNEIRRNLRAIDQMIHCGAMLLELGTQLYRKLLITSELYRQQQEMYDADSRRIDDRIVNLSKPHVRPIVRGKAGRRTEFGAKISISDDNGFVDVDRISWDNYNEANDLIARTKQYKEERGYYPARICADSIYMTLGNKKFCAENNIRLSGRPRKKQVEAEVQTAEQQELFKSDLRKRSVIEGRIGTSKRKYGLDRIMTKLIETSRTVITMAFFVMNAEKVLRLLRLLLSILVSVYILMLYLLASWRRPALLWAA; encoded by the coding sequence ATGTACGTTTTTCAGCACGCAGGTCAGCTATCGATCGAGGAGTTTTACACGCCCTTCGGCGGCAAACTAGATCCTAATAATCGCTGGCTTCTGCTTCGTAACCTGATTCCATGGATGCCGCTGGAAAGCCAGTATGCACCCCAATTCAGTGCCAAGACAGAAGCACCGGCCAAGCCGTTTCAGATGGCGTTCGGTGCGCTGTACATCCAGCAACGCCTGGGAGTGACAGACCGCGAAACAGTTCAGCTGATCACGGAATCACCGTATCTACAATTTTTCATTGGCTTGAGTGCATACCAGGCAATGCCCCCGTTTGATCCATCGATGATGGTGCATTTTCGTAAGCGCATTGGCCCTGATCTGATCAAGATCTGCAATGACATGACCAAGGCCAATGGCATTGCGATGATTAAAGAGATGCTGGTTTCGGCGGAGGAGGATGATAGCGAACAAGAAGAGGAGCAACAGCTTGCTGCCATCGACGAAGCGCTAGGGGTGAAGCCTGCAACGTTGGATCCTGAAAGTAACTGGGGTACTCTGATTCTTGATGCAACCTGCGTGCCTGATGACATTCCCTACCCAGTAGATCTGAGGTTGCTCAACGAAGCGAGAGAGGCCACTGAGAAGATCATCGACGAACTGTTCAAGCAGTTGCAGGGAAAGATCAATCGTAAACCCCGCTGCAACCGGGATAAAGCTCGGAATCGGTTTCTGGCGATCATCAAGAAGAAAAAGCCCAAATGCGCCGAGATCCGTGAAGTCAAGCGCTTTCAGCTCAACGAGATCCGGAGAAACCTCAGAGCAATTGATCAGATGATCCATTGCGGTGCCATGCTTTTGGAGCTTGGAACCCAGCTCTACCGCAAGCTGCTGATCACCAGTGAACTGTACCGGCAGCAGCAGGAGATGTATGACGCTGATAGCCGGCGCATCGACGATCGGATTGTCAATTTGTCAAAACCACACGTGCGGCCGATCGTGAGGGGCAAGGCGGGAAGGCGAACAGAGTTCGGTGCGAAGATCTCAATATCAGATGATAATGGCTTTGTCGATGTGGATCGAATCAGCTGGGACAACTACAATGAAGCCAACGACCTGATCGCACGTACCAAGCAATACAAGGAAGAGCGAGGGTACTATCCAGCACGAATCTGTGCCGATTCAATCTATATGACATTAGGCAACAAGAAGTTCTGCGCAGAAAATAACATCAGACTCAGTGGCCGTCCACGCAAGAAGCAGGTAGAGGCCGAGGTGCAGACAGCAGAGCAACAAGAGCTTTTTAAATCAGACTTGAGAAAGCGTTCCGTGATCGAGGGAAGAATCGGAACGAGCAAACGGAAATATGGACTGGATCGGATCATGACCAAGCTGATTGAAACATCAAGAACGGTGATCACGATGGCGTTCTTTGTGATGAATGCCGAGAAGGTTCTCAGGCTACTGCGCCTCTTATTATCTATTCTTGTCTCTGTGTACATCCTGATGCTCTATTTGCTCGCCTCCTGGCGCCGTCCAGCGCTTCTGTGGGCTGCTTAG